A single Parabacteroides timonensis DNA region contains:
- the yidC gene encoding membrane protein insertase YidC has product MDKNTLLGFLLIGIVLFAFSWLNKPTPEQLEAQRRYQDSIAQIELSKQLDMQKEDSKSIADNSFDNLPDSVREARLKSNFGVFADAMTGSDDVTVLENSLIELHVSNKGGRISYARLKDYTTYDDKPLVLFEGKDASLDFTLVTATNRVLNTGEMYFTPVKTQDPNQLIMRLNTGEGSSLDFIYTIKPDDYMVQFDIKGSGLNGVLAPSTTALDMVWKQKIRQQEQGIKYENRYTALYYKFLADGVEQLSESKSEDKKVSGRLKWIGYKDKFFSSVMISGEGFESATFDSKMVEADGIVKEFKTTTAVPFDLRGNEATTFRYFFGPNSYTLLKSFDKGVPTDDQLDLERLVPLGASVFRWVNQYFVIPMFDFLGKYISSYGLIIFLMTVIVKLILFPLTYKSYMSSAKMRVLRPQVEELNAKYPGQDKAVERQRATMELYSRAGASPMAGCIPMLLQMPVLIALFMFFPSAIELRHQSFLWAHDLSTYDAIFSWNKYIPIITPYFGNHISLFCLLMTITNVIYTKYNMEMTNTGQQQMPGMKAMMYMMPLMFLVFFNQYASGLTYYYFISTLITIVQTLVFRYTINEDKLLAKLEANKKKPQKKSGFMKRLEEAQRAQQEQLKKQQQQKKR; this is encoded by the coding sequence ATGGATAAAAACACATTATTAGGTTTTCTGCTTATTGGTATTGTTTTATTTGCATTTAGCTGGTTAAACAAACCGACGCCTGAGCAGTTGGAAGCGCAGCGCCGTTATCAGGATTCAATCGCCCAGATTGAACTGAGCAAACAGCTTGATATGCAAAAAGAGGATAGCAAAAGCATAGCTGATAACTCTTTCGATAATTTACCGGACTCTGTGAGAGAGGCCCGGCTGAAAAGTAATTTCGGAGTATTTGCCGACGCAATGACAGGTTCCGACGATGTTACTGTTTTGGAAAATAGCCTCATTGAACTTCATGTCAGCAATAAAGGGGGACGTATCTCTTATGCTCGTCTGAAGGATTATACAACGTACGATGATAAGCCGTTGGTTCTTTTCGAAGGAAAAGATGCATCGCTCGATTTTACGTTGGTGACGGCTACTAACCGTGTATTGAATACCGGTGAAATGTATTTCACTCCGGTTAAGACACAAGATCCGAATCAGTTGATCATGCGTCTGAATACCGGTGAGGGTAGTTCGTTAGACTTTATCTATACGATTAAGCCGGACGACTATATGGTTCAGTTCGACATTAAAGGTTCTGGCCTGAACGGCGTATTGGCTCCAAGCACAACAGCTTTGGATATGGTCTGGAAACAGAAGATCCGTCAGCAGGAACAAGGAATCAAATACGAAAACAGATATACTGCTTTGTATTATAAATTCTTGGCCGATGGCGTAGAGCAGTTGAGCGAAAGTAAAAGTGAAGACAAGAAGGTATCGGGCCGTCTGAAATGGATCGGTTATAAGGATAAGTTCTTTTCGTCTGTGATGATCTCTGGAGAAGGTTTCGAAAGTGCGACTTTCGATTCGAAGATGGTTGAGGCAGACGGTATCGTAAAAGAATTTAAGACAACGACAGCTGTTCCTTTCGACCTGAGAGGAAATGAAGCAACGACATTCCGTTATTTCTTCGGACCGAACAGTTATACCTTGTTGAAATCATTCGATAAAGGTGTTCCTACGGACGATCAGTTGGATCTGGAGCGTTTAGTTCCGCTGGGTGCAAGCGTGTTCCGTTGGGTGAACCAGTATTTCGTTATTCCGATGTTCGATTTCCTGGGTAAATATATCAGTAGTTATGGCTTGATCATCTTCCTGATGACGGTAATCGTGAAATTGATCTTATTCCCATTGACCTATAAGTCTTATATGTCATCTGCAAAGATGCGTGTATTGCGTCCGCAGGTGGAAGAGCTGAATGCTAAATATCCGGGACAGGATAAAGCGGTGGAACGCCAGCGTGCAACAATGGAATTATATAGTCGTGCCGGGGCAAGTCCGATGGCAGGCTGTATCCCGATGTTATTGCAAATGCCGGTATTGATTGCATTGTTCATGTTCTTCCCGTCTGCTATCGAGTTGCGTCATCAGAGTTTCCTTTGGGCGCATGACCTGTCGACTTATGATGCGATCTTCAGTTGGAACAAATACATTCCTATTATTACTCCGTATTTCGGTAACCATATCAGTTTATTCTGTTTACTGATGACGATCACCAACGTTATCTATACCAAGTATAATATGGAAATGACTAATACCGGGCAGCAACAAATGCCGGGTATGAAGGCTATGATGTATATGATGCCACTGATGTTCCTGGTATTCTTTAACCAATATGCGTCGGGTTTGACTTATTATTACTTCATCTCTACATTGATCACGATCGTTCAGACATTAGTGTTCCGTTATACGATCAATGAAGATAAGTTGCTGGCTAAACTGGAAGCAAACAAGAAGAAACCGCAGAAAAAATCAGGTTTCATGAAACGTTTGGAAGAAGCGCAACGTGCTCAGCAGGAGCAATTAAAGAAACAACAACAGCAGAAAAAGAGATAA
- a CDS encoding CTP synthase, protein MADTKYIFVTGGVVSSLGKGIIAASLGKLLQARGYKVTIQKFDPYINIDPGTLNPYEHGECYVTVDGHEADLDLGHYERFLNVPTTRSNNITTGRIYQSVINKERKGDYLGKTVQVVPHITDEIKRNVKLLGSKYKFDFVITEIGGTVGDIESLPFIESVRQLKWELGKNCMCVHLTYVPYIAAAKEFKTKPTQHSVKQLQELGIQPDVLVLRTEHLLSNDITRKVALFCNVDADAVVQSVDVPTIYEVPLVLQRQNMDVTILKKMGLEVGPTPEMKPWHEFLQKKTNATETVKIGLVGKYVELQDAYKSIDESLLQAAIYNDRKLDLHLFHSEKLNEANAAEQLKDMDGILIAPGFGQRGIEGKFAALKYAREHDVPCLGICLGMQCMVIEFARDVLGLADANSTEMEPNTEYKVIDLMEEQKNVTNMGGSMRLGAYDCILQKDSRAYKAYGKEHIQERHRHRFEFNGQYREQFEAAGMMCTGENPETGLVEVVEIPALKWFVGVQFHPEYNSTVVNPNPLFVSFVKAAIDNK, encoded by the coding sequence GTGGCAGATACAAAGTACATCTTCGTTACGGGCGGCGTAGTCTCTTCATTAGGTAAGGGAATTATTGCTGCATCATTGGGTAAACTCCTTCAGGCAAGAGGCTATAAGGTTACTATCCAAAAGTTTGACCCCTACATTAATATCGACCCGGGAACATTGAATCCCTATGAGCACGGTGAATGTTATGTAACCGTAGACGGACATGAGGCGGACCTGGACTTGGGACACTACGAACGTTTCCTGAATGTGCCGACCACGCGGTCGAACAACATTACTACCGGACGTATTTATCAGAGTGTAATAAATAAAGAGCGTAAAGGAGATTACCTGGGTAAAACAGTACAGGTGGTTCCTCATATTACCGATGAGATCAAGCGCAATGTAAAACTGTTGGGATCGAAATATAAATTTGACTTTGTCATTACTGAAATCGGTGGTACGGTAGGTGATATTGAATCACTGCCTTTCATTGAAAGTGTACGCCAGTTGAAATGGGAGTTGGGTAAGAACTGTATGTGTGTACATCTTACTTATGTACCTTACATCGCAGCTGCAAAAGAGTTTAAGACAAAACCGACACAACATTCCGTGAAGCAATTGCAGGAATTAGGTATTCAGCCGGATGTCCTGGTATTGCGAACCGAACATTTATTGAGTAATGACATCACACGTAAGGTAGCTTTGTTCTGTAATGTGGATGCAGATGCAGTCGTTCAGTCTGTCGATGTACCGACAATCTATGAAGTGCCTCTGGTTCTCCAGCGTCAGAATATGGATGTAACTATCCTGAAAAAAATGGGATTGGAAGTAGGTCCGACTCCGGAAATGAAACCCTGGCACGAGTTTTTACAGAAGAAAACCAATGCTACCGAAACAGTAAAGATCGGTTTGGTGGGTAAGTATGTAGAATTGCAGGATGCTTATAAGTCGATCGATGAATCGTTGTTGCAAGCTGCAATTTATAATGACCGCAAACTGGATCTGCATTTGTTCCATTCTGAAAAACTGAACGAAGCGAATGCTGCCGAACAATTGAAGGATATGGACGGTATCCTGATCGCTCCGGGATTCGGGCAACGGGGTATTGAAGGTAAGTTTGCCGCATTGAAATATGCACGCGAACACGATGTGCCTTGCCTGGGTATCTGTCTGGGTATGCAATGTATGGTTATTGAATTTGCACGTGACGTGTTAGGCTTGGCAGATGCGAACTCTACCGAGATGGAGCCGAATACAGAATATAAAGTGATCGACCTGATGGAAGAGCAGAAGAACGTTACCAATATGGGTGGTTCTATGCGTCTGGGGGCATACGATTGTATTTTGCAAAAAGATTCCAGAGCTTATAAAGCTTATGGCAAAGAACATATCCAGGAACGTCATCGTCACCGTTTCGAGTTCAACGGCCAGTATCGTGAACAGTTTGAAGCTGCCGGTATGATGTGCACGGGTGAAAATCCGGAAACAGGATTGGTTGAAGTGGTTGAGATACCTGCACTTAAATGGTTCGTAGGTGTTCAGTTCCACCCGGAATATAACAGTACGGTAGTTAATCCGAACCCGCTCTTTGTCAGCTTTGTAAAAGCCGCTATTGATAATAAATAA